A genome region from Pirellulales bacterium includes the following:
- a CDS encoding DUF1559 domain-containing protein → MSDERRARAGFTLVELLVVIAIIGVLISLLLPAVQAAREAANASACKNNFKQIGLALLNYELTWGALPPSRIQYVTNINGQDKNVLHSWTPAGLPFCEQSQLATQYRWDRDWRAAENRTVVQTTVALYRCPSAPSSRRSNNFTGDAVGDLGAVNEVKQDFFDATGIMPPSNRAAAMTRWVETRFAEITDGTSHTITTAECAGRPQLWIKGQLQDRSPPDGVGWADPNCGFSISGTQADGVLVGGPCVINCTNDSEVYSFHPGGAHTLFADGSVHFLYEQIDLLTFVALVTRAGGEVIDLKSVY, encoded by the coding sequence ATGTCCGACGAACGACGCGCGCGCGCAGGATTTACGCTGGTAGAACTGCTGGTGGTGATCGCGATCATCGGCGTATTGATCTCGTTGTTGCTCCCGGCCGTGCAGGCGGCGCGTGAGGCGGCAAACGCCAGCGCCTGCAAGAACAACTTCAAACAAATCGGCCTGGCGCTATTGAACTACGAGCTCACCTGGGGAGCCCTGCCGCCGAGCCGAATCCAGTACGTCACCAACATCAACGGCCAGGACAAGAACGTCTTACACTCGTGGACCCCGGCCGGCTTGCCCTTTTGCGAGCAATCGCAGTTAGCCACGCAATATCGCTGGGATCGCGATTGGCGCGCGGCCGAGAATCGCACCGTGGTGCAAACGACGGTGGCGCTGTACCGTTGTCCGTCGGCCCCCTCGTCGCGGCGGTCCAACAACTTCACCGGCGACGCGGTCGGCGATCTGGGCGCCGTGAACGAGGTAAAGCAAGACTTCTTCGATGCCACGGGCATCATGCCGCCGTCGAACCGGGCCGCCGCGATGACGCGCTGGGTCGAAACGCGGTTTGCCGAGATCACCGACGGCACCTCGCACACCATTACGACCGCCGAATGCGCTGGCCGGCCGCAGTTGTGGATCAAGGGCCAACTGCAAGACCGATCGCCGCCCGACGGCGTGGGCTGGGCCGACCCGAATTGTGGCTTCAGCATTTCCGGCACGCAGGCCGACGGCGTGCTGGTGGGCGGCCCCTGCGTGATCAATTGCACCAACGACAGCGAGGTTTACAGCTTTCACCCGGGCGGCGCGCACACCCTGTTCGCCGACGGCAGCGTCCACTTTCTCTACGAGCAAATCGACCTGCTGACGTTCGTCGCCCTGGTGACCCGCGCCGGCGGCGAGGTGATCGATCTGAAATCGGTCTATTAG